A single window of Cataglyphis hispanica isolate Lineage 1 chromosome 2, ULB_Chis1_1.0, whole genome shotgun sequence DNA harbors:
- the LOC126859029 gene encoding elongator complex protein 3 isoform X1, whose translation MVKKRAEFTQSKEERMMITIGEIIQDLLKAHHENRDVDLNKLKTRIASKYGLDSSPRLVDIIAAVPSDARHILVPKLKAKPIRTASGIAVVAVMCKPHRCPHINMTGNICVYCPGGPDSDFEYSTQSYTGYEPTSMRAIRARYNPFLQTRHRIEQLKQLGHSVDKVEFIVMGGTFMSLPDDYRDYFIRNLHDALSGHVSSNVDEAVKYSECSRTKCIGITIETRPDYCLKKHLSDMLRYGCTRLEIGVQSVYEDVARDTNRGHTVRAVCESFQLAKDAGFKVIAHMMPDLPNVDFERDVYQFIEFFKNPAFRADGLKIYPTLVIRGTGLYELWKTGRYKSYAPSVLIDLIARILSLIPPWTRVYRVQRDIPMPLVSSGVEHGNLRELALARMKDLGTDCRDVRTREVGIQEIHHKVQPYEVELIRRDYVANEGWETFLSYEDTMQDILVGLLRLRKCSDNTFRSELKEKTSIVRELHVYGSVVPVSARDPTKFQHQGFGTLLMEEAERIAKEEHKSHKISVISGVGTRNYYRKLGYELDGPYVSKMLI comes from the exons ATGGTAAAAAAGCGAGCTG AGTTTACGCAAAGTAAAGAGGAACGTATGATGATAACAATCGGAGAGATTATACAAGACCTATTAAAGGCACATCACGAAAATAGAGATGtagatttaaacaaattaaaaacacgAATTGCTTCAAAATATGGCTTGGATTCTTCTCCAAGATTGGTTGATATTATTGCAGCTGTGCCTAGTGATGCCAGACATATACTTGTACCAAAGTTGAAAGCGAAACCTATTAGGACTGCTAGTGGA ATTGCAGTTGTAGCCGTAATGTGCAAACCACATAGATGCCCACATATTAATATGACGGGTAATATTTGTGTTTATTGTCCTGGAGGACCAGATTCTGATTTTGAATATTCTACACAATCTTATACAGGATATGAACCCACATCAATGAGAGCAATACGTGCAAGATATAACCCTTTCTTACAAACCAGACATCGTATTGAACAA tTGAAGCAACTAGGGCATAGTGTTGATAAAGTTGAATTTATTGTTATGGGAGGTACTTTTATGTCCCTGCCAGATGATTatagagattattttataagaaatttacatGATGCATTATCTGGCCATGTAAGCAGTAATGTTGATGAAGCGGTCAAATATTCTGAATGTAGTCGCACAAAATGTATTGGCATCACTATTGAGACTCGACCTGATTATTGTCTCAAGAAGCATCTTTCAGATATGTTACGTTATGG ATGCACGCGTTTAGAGATTGGTGTTCAGTCCGTATATGAAGATGTAGCACGTGATACTAACAGAGGACATACAGTGCGTGCTGTATGTGAGAGTTTCCAGTTAGCCAAAGATGCTGGATTCAAAGTAATAGCTCACATGATGCCGGACTTACCGAATGTCGATTTCGAACGAGATGTTTATCAGTTTATT gaatttttcaaaaatcctGCATTTCGAGCAGatggattaaaaatttatccgaCGCTTGTCATACGTGGAACTGGTTTGTATGAATTATGGAAAACTGGAAGATACAAAAGTTATGCGCCTAGTGTACTTATTGATCTTATAGCTCGTATTTTATCCTTAATACCACCGTGGACACGCGTTTATCGCGTACAGCGTGATATACCTATGCCATTAGTAAG ttctgGTGTAGAACATGGAAATTTACGTGAGCTAGCGTTAGCCAGAATGAAAGATTTAGGTACAGATTGCCGTGATGTTAGAACGCGAGAAGTAGGAATTCAAGAAATACATCATAAGGTGCAGCCCTATGAAGTTGAACTTATACGACGTGACTATGTTGCTAATGAAGGATGGGAAACGTTCCTATCATATGAAGATACTATGCAAGATATTCTAGTTGGTTTACTTCGATTGAGGAAATGCTCCGATAATACATTTAG atcagaattgaaagaaaaaacttCTATAGTAAGAGAGCTTCATGTTTATGGCAGTGTAGTGCCTGTAAGTGCACGTGATCCCACAAAGTTTCAACACCAAGGATTTGGTACTCTGTTGATGGAGGAAGCTGAACGAATTGCAAAAGAGGAACataaatctcataaaatttctgtaatttcag gTGTTGGCACGCGCAATTACTATAGAAAATTAGGTTATGAACTTGATGGCCCATATGTGTCTAAAatgcttatataa
- the LOC126859029 gene encoding elongator complex protein 3 isoform X2, with amino-acid sequence MMITIGEIIQDLLKAHHENRDVDLNKLKTRIASKYGLDSSPRLVDIIAAVPSDARHILVPKLKAKPIRTASGIAVVAVMCKPHRCPHINMTGNICVYCPGGPDSDFEYSTQSYTGYEPTSMRAIRARYNPFLQTRHRIEQLKQLGHSVDKVEFIVMGGTFMSLPDDYRDYFIRNLHDALSGHVSSNVDEAVKYSECSRTKCIGITIETRPDYCLKKHLSDMLRYGCTRLEIGVQSVYEDVARDTNRGHTVRAVCESFQLAKDAGFKVIAHMMPDLPNVDFERDVYQFIEFFKNPAFRADGLKIYPTLVIRGTGLYELWKTGRYKSYAPSVLIDLIARILSLIPPWTRVYRVQRDIPMPLVSSGVEHGNLRELALARMKDLGTDCRDVRTREVGIQEIHHKVQPYEVELIRRDYVANEGWETFLSYEDTMQDILVGLLRLRKCSDNTFRSELKEKTSIVRELHVYGSVVPVSARDPTKFQHQGFGTLLMEEAERIAKEEHKSHKISVISGVGTRNYYRKLGYELDGPYVSKMLI; translated from the exons ATGATGATAACAATCGGAGAGATTATACAAGACCTATTAAAGGCACATCACGAAAATAGAGATGtagatttaaacaaattaaaaacacgAATTGCTTCAAAATATGGCTTGGATTCTTCTCCAAGATTGGTTGATATTATTGCAGCTGTGCCTAGTGATGCCAGACATATACTTGTACCAAAGTTGAAAGCGAAACCTATTAGGACTGCTAGTGGA ATTGCAGTTGTAGCCGTAATGTGCAAACCACATAGATGCCCACATATTAATATGACGGGTAATATTTGTGTTTATTGTCCTGGAGGACCAGATTCTGATTTTGAATATTCTACACAATCTTATACAGGATATGAACCCACATCAATGAGAGCAATACGTGCAAGATATAACCCTTTCTTACAAACCAGACATCGTATTGAACAA tTGAAGCAACTAGGGCATAGTGTTGATAAAGTTGAATTTATTGTTATGGGAGGTACTTTTATGTCCCTGCCAGATGATTatagagattattttataagaaatttacatGATGCATTATCTGGCCATGTAAGCAGTAATGTTGATGAAGCGGTCAAATATTCTGAATGTAGTCGCACAAAATGTATTGGCATCACTATTGAGACTCGACCTGATTATTGTCTCAAGAAGCATCTTTCAGATATGTTACGTTATGG ATGCACGCGTTTAGAGATTGGTGTTCAGTCCGTATATGAAGATGTAGCACGTGATACTAACAGAGGACATACAGTGCGTGCTGTATGTGAGAGTTTCCAGTTAGCCAAAGATGCTGGATTCAAAGTAATAGCTCACATGATGCCGGACTTACCGAATGTCGATTTCGAACGAGATGTTTATCAGTTTATT gaatttttcaaaaatcctGCATTTCGAGCAGatggattaaaaatttatccgaCGCTTGTCATACGTGGAACTGGTTTGTATGAATTATGGAAAACTGGAAGATACAAAAGTTATGCGCCTAGTGTACTTATTGATCTTATAGCTCGTATTTTATCCTTAATACCACCGTGGACACGCGTTTATCGCGTACAGCGTGATATACCTATGCCATTAGTAAG ttctgGTGTAGAACATGGAAATTTACGTGAGCTAGCGTTAGCCAGAATGAAAGATTTAGGTACAGATTGCCGTGATGTTAGAACGCGAGAAGTAGGAATTCAAGAAATACATCATAAGGTGCAGCCCTATGAAGTTGAACTTATACGACGTGACTATGTTGCTAATGAAGGATGGGAAACGTTCCTATCATATGAAGATACTATGCAAGATATTCTAGTTGGTTTACTTCGATTGAGGAAATGCTCCGATAATACATTTAG atcagaattgaaagaaaaaacttCTATAGTAAGAGAGCTTCATGTTTATGGCAGTGTAGTGCCTGTAAGTGCACGTGATCCCACAAAGTTTCAACACCAAGGATTTGGTACTCTGTTGATGGAGGAAGCTGAACGAATTGCAAAAGAGGAACataaatctcataaaatttctgtaatttcag gTGTTGGCACGCGCAATTACTATAGAAAATTAGGTTATGAACTTGATGGCCCATATGTGTCTAAAatgcttatataa